Proteins from a genomic interval of Cupriavidus sp. WKF15:
- a CDS encoding class I adenylate-forming enzyme family protein: MSSFRPEFIHDLPRHWATQTPQAPCLYENGTVIRYGDLWRRIESTRDWLAAQGVGEGDRVIVVGENCNEMIVTMFACSTLHAWPIQVNARLSAREIDNIRDHAQPLLVLFTGHVSDVAAAHGRRLDARATGCPVYADGMTVARAATTPERVPAGQARKVATLIYTSGTTGAPKGVMVPHEGLTHFARISATSRNMGPDDVAYGALPMSHIFGIATVLLATLYGGASLFVRPRFDADEVFEALDTPGISILQGVPTMFTRIMAVAQQRGRKAYPRLRYLYTGGAPLDPTLKGDVEAYFGQPLHHGYGITEYAGSLFITRMEAPRADCSAGYIVEGVEISITDGDGNALPAGERGQIRVRGPGVMLGYYRNPEQTAEALLPGGWLNTGDLGYLGADGALFISGRSKDLIIRSGFNVYPIEVESVINAFPGVRQSAVVGRNTSDGNEEVVAFIEMQDGVEPDRAKLDAYLRDSLAPYKRPAEVRVIDVIPTTASGKLLKQPLRALLG, from the coding sequence ATGTCTTCCTTCCGCCCCGAGTTTATCCATGACCTTCCACGCCACTGGGCCACGCAGACACCGCAAGCGCCGTGCCTCTATGAGAACGGCACCGTGATCCGTTACGGCGACCTGTGGCGCCGCATCGAGAGCACGCGGGACTGGCTGGCCGCGCAGGGCGTGGGCGAGGGCGACCGCGTGATCGTGGTCGGCGAGAACTGCAACGAGATGATCGTCACGATGTTTGCCTGCAGCACGCTGCACGCGTGGCCGATCCAGGTCAACGCACGCCTGTCGGCGCGCGAGATCGACAACATCCGCGACCACGCGCAGCCGCTGCTGGTCCTGTTCACGGGCCATGTTTCCGACGTCGCCGCCGCGCACGGCCGGCGGCTGGATGCCAGGGCGACAGGTTGCCCGGTCTATGCGGATGGCATGACCGTGGCGCGCGCTGCAACCACGCCGGAGCGCGTGCCGGCCGGGCAGGCGCGCAAGGTGGCCACGCTGATTTATACGTCGGGCACCACCGGTGCGCCCAAGGGCGTGATGGTGCCGCATGAAGGCCTCACGCACTTCGCCCGCATTTCCGCGACCTCGCGCAATATGGGGCCGGACGATGTCGCCTACGGTGCGCTGCCGATGTCGCACATCTTCGGCATCGCCACGGTGCTGCTGGCCACCTTGTATGGCGGTGCCAGCCTGTTCGTGCGTCCCCGCTTCGATGCGGACGAGGTCTTCGAGGCGCTGGACACTCCCGGGATCAGCATCCTGCAGGGCGTGCCGACCATGTTCACGCGCATCATGGCTGTGGCGCAGCAACGCGGGCGCAAGGCCTATCCGCGCCTGCGCTATCTCTATACCGGCGGCGCGCCGCTCGATCCGACCCTGAAGGGCGATGTGGAAGCGTATTTCGGCCAGCCGCTGCACCATGGCTACGGCATCACCGAATACGCCGGCTCGCTGTTCATCACGCGCATGGAAGCCCCGCGCGCCGATTGCTCGGCCGGCTACATCGTCGAAGGCGTGGAGATCAGCATCACCGACGGCGACGGCAATGCGCTGCCGGCCGGCGAGCGCGGGCAGATCCGCGTGCGCGGCCCGGGCGTGATGCTCGGCTACTACCGCAATCCGGAGCAGACCGCCGAGGCGCTGCTGCCCGGCGGCTGGCTCAATACCGGCGACCTTGGCTACCTGGGCGCTGACGGCGCGCTGTTCATCTCGGGTCGTTCCAAAGACCTGATTATCCGCTCCGGCTTCAACGTGTACCCGATCGAAGTGGAGTCCGTGATCAACGCGTTCCCGGGCGTGCGCCAGTCGGCCGTGGTCGGGCGCAACACCAGCGACGGCAACGAGGAGGTGGTGGCCTTCATCGAGATGCAGGACGGGGTCGAGCCCGATCGCGCCAAGCTCGATGCCTACCTGCGAGACAGCCTGGCACCGTACAAGCGCCCGGCAGAAGTGCGCGTGATCGACGTGATTCCCACGACGGCGAGCGGCAAGCTGCTCAAGCAGCCGCTGCGGGCGCTGCTGGGCTGA
- a CDS encoding MaoC family dehydratase N-terminal domain-containing protein, giving the protein MTQNSQLEHLRTWIGRSESRTETLTPEPVTGLAVTFDLDPETVVRGPLPPLWHWLYFLPRAPQRDIGADGHPVLGGFMPPVPLPRRMWAGSELSFERPIHVGDTVTRTSTIKDVQHKSGRTGELWFVAVDHELTVDGQVAVRERHDIVYRAMPEVGKPQPPRPRLEHTAQWQRTLRADPVMLFRYSALTFNGHRIHYDRDYTRDVEGYPGLVVHGPMQAMLMLDLVAREQPQARVRRFGFRGLAPLFDQDMITVGGTADPAQAGKLILWTGDDAGGQAMQGWAEVEG; this is encoded by the coding sequence ATGACCCAGAACTCCCAACTCGAACATCTGCGCACCTGGATCGGACGCAGCGAATCGCGCACCGAGACGCTGACGCCGGAACCCGTGACCGGCCTTGCCGTCACCTTCGACCTGGATCCGGAAACCGTGGTGCGCGGGCCGCTGCCGCCGCTGTGGCACTGGCTCTACTTCCTGCCGCGCGCGCCGCAGCGTGACATTGGCGCCGACGGCCACCCGGTTCTCGGCGGCTTCATGCCGCCCGTGCCATTGCCGCGCCGCATGTGGGCCGGCAGCGAGCTGTCATTCGAGCGTCCGATCCACGTCGGCGATACGGTGACGCGCACGTCGACCATCAAGGATGTCCAGCATAAATCCGGCCGCACCGGCGAGCTTTGGTTTGTGGCGGTCGACCATGAACTGACCGTCGATGGACAGGTCGCGGTGCGCGAGCGCCATGACATCGTCTACCGTGCCATGCCGGAAGTGGGCAAACCGCAGCCGCCGCGGCCGCGCCTGGAGCACACGGCGCAATGGCAGCGCACCTTGCGCGCCGATCCGGTGATGCTGTTCCGTTATTCCGCGCTGACGTTCAATGGCCACCGGATTCACTACGATCGCGATTACACGCGCGACGTCGAGGGCTATCCGGGCCTGGTGGTGCACGGGCCCATGCAGGCCATGCTGATGCTGGACCTGGTGGCGCGGGAGCAGCCGCAGGCGCGCGTGCGACGCTTCGGTTTTCGCGGGCTGGCGCCGCTGTTCGATCAGGACATGATTACCGTTGGCGGCACGGCGGATCCGGCGCAGGCCGGCAAGCTGATCCTCTGGACCGGGGATGATGCTGGTGGTCAGGCTATGCAGGGATGGGCTGAGGTCGAGGGCTGA
- a CDS encoding tripartite tricarboxylate transporter substrate binding protein: MKRWMTVAAMMATLLHGAAWAAEAYPSRPVKLIVGYAPGGPVDTAARIYAEQLGRALHQPVVVDNRAGASGAIAADLTAKSEPDGYTLYFVASPTMTMTPLIQRSVKFNPLKDFTYIGLITDYTNVLLVNKDFPAKNVGELVDYARKHPDDVSFGSAGVGASNHLSAELLAQMSHVKMLHVPYKGNSPAMADVVSGKVTFMFDITGTAIGHINGGKVRALAVTSKTRNPALPNVPTMIESGLKDYDLTGWYALIGPPKLPADVVDKLIKAQKTIGDDPAFRQRMVAGGYDLNISGPKPLADRIQRELTLWGGVVRTAKIQAD, encoded by the coding sequence ATGAAACGTTGGATGACCGTCGCCGCAATGATGGCGACACTGCTGCATGGGGCCGCATGGGCTGCGGAAGCGTATCCGTCGCGCCCGGTAAAGCTGATCGTAGGCTATGCGCCGGGTGGCCCGGTCGATACGGCCGCACGCATCTACGCCGAGCAGCTTGGCCGCGCGCTGCATCAGCCCGTGGTGGTGGACAACCGCGCTGGCGCGAGCGGTGCCATTGCCGCCGACCTGACGGCCAAGTCCGAGCCGGATGGCTACACCCTGTACTTCGTCGCCAGCCCGACCATGACCATGACGCCGCTGATCCAGCGCTCGGTCAAATTCAACCCGCTCAAGGACTTCACGTACATTGGCCTGATCACCGACTACACCAACGTGCTGCTGGTGAACAAGGACTTCCCGGCGAAGAACGTAGGGGAACTGGTCGATTACGCACGCAAGCATCCGGACGATGTGTCATTCGGCTCGGCGGGCGTTGGTGCGTCCAACCACCTGTCGGCCGAACTGCTCGCCCAGATGAGCCACGTCAAGATGCTGCACGTACCGTACAAGGGCAACTCGCCTGCCATGGCCGACGTGGTAAGCGGCAAGGTGACGTTCATGTTCGACATCACGGGTACGGCGATCGGCCATATCAATGGCGGCAAGGTGCGGGCGCTGGCCGTCACGTCGAAGACGCGCAATCCAGCGCTGCCGAATGTGCCGACCATGATCGAATCCGGTCTCAAGGACTATGACCTGACGGGCTGGTATGCGCTGATTGGCCCGCCGAAGCTGCCTGCCGATGTGGTCGACAAGCTGATCAAGGCACAGAAGACCATTGGCGATGATCCGGCGTTCAGGCAGCGCATGGTTGCCGGTGGCTATGACCTCAACATTTCCGGCCCCAAGCCGCTGGCTGATCGCATTCAGCGGGAGCTGACACTGTGGGGTGGGGTGGTCAGGACGGCGAAGATCCAGGCGGATTGA
- a CDS encoding CoA ester lyase, protein MSTAVTYLFVPGDRPERFDKAAAARPDVMILDLEDAVHPDAKAAARQAIADWLAAGPVANAYVRINDSAAPGFAADMAWLRTLPKGTPLAGLMVPKAEDPAALAAIAEVLRAINPKAELIAIIETALGLHQVDAVATAAGIARLAFGSLDCAVDLGCSHTRDALAHARARIVLASRVAGLPPPVDGVTTALKDESVLADDVAYARALGFAGKLCIHPAQLGAVRAGFLPSPEQLDWARRVLEATASGSHAVQVDGKMVDRPVIELARRLIALAQPSAL, encoded by the coding sequence ATGTCCACTGCTGTTACCTACCTGTTCGTGCCGGGCGACCGGCCCGAACGTTTCGACAAGGCCGCCGCGGCCAGGCCGGACGTGATGATCCTCGACCTCGAGGATGCCGTGCACCCGGATGCCAAAGCCGCTGCACGCCAGGCCATCGCGGACTGGCTCGCTGCCGGCCCCGTCGCCAATGCTTATGTGCGCATCAACGACAGCGCCGCCCCGGGCTTTGCTGCCGACATGGCGTGGCTGCGCACTCTGCCAAAGGGAACGCCGTTGGCCGGCCTGATGGTGCCCAAGGCGGAGGATCCGGCGGCGCTGGCAGCCATCGCCGAAGTCCTGCGCGCCATCAACCCGAAGGCCGAACTGATCGCCATCATCGAGACCGCGCTGGGCCTGCACCAGGTCGACGCGGTGGCCACCGCCGCTGGCATTGCGCGGCTGGCGTTCGGCTCGCTCGACTGTGCGGTCGATCTCGGCTGCAGCCACACGCGCGACGCACTCGCGCATGCGCGAGCGCGCATCGTGCTCGCATCGCGCGTGGCCGGGCTGCCACCGCCTGTCGACGGCGTTACCACGGCGCTGAAGGACGAGTCCGTACTGGCCGACGATGTCGCCTATGCGCGCGCGCTCGGCTTTGCGGGCAAGCTTTGCATCCACCCGGCCCAGCTCGGTGCGGTCCGCGCCGGCTTCCTGCCCTCGCCCGAACAGCTCGACTGGGCGCGGCGCGTGCTGGAAGCGACCGCCAGCGGCAGCCACGCCGTGCAAGTCGATGGCAAGATGGTGGACCGCCCTGTCATCGAGCTGGCCCGCCGCCTGATCGCGCTGGCGCAACCGTCGGCGCTCTGA